One window of Microcoleus vaginatus PCC 9802 genomic DNA carries:
- a CDS encoding hybrid sensor histidine kinase/response regulator produces MPYKITKLSQITPLTLTSLEECSEESVYAPGHIQPHGIVLLMQGNSLNILQASENVEQFFGISAEELLGQPLPGLLGHDQVQKIVRYLNQEQLNIHNSFDLKIPLKDGKHQTFRSTLHQLPDQLILELEPQLTTENNHSIDFYQRLQTVILNFRSAIDLSDLAQTIAREVKALTGFDRVMIYRFEADEHGVVIAEEKESYLESYLGLHYPAIDIPVPARKLFYRNWIRQIPNINYTPARLIPTKHPVTGTPQDLSACVLRGVSPYHTEYLQNMGVAGTLTISLIDDRRLWGLIACHHYSPRLVDYETRKTCEFLGQFASIELVHQQELELNVYRAQAKTIQDQLQQAFRGDSNFIEQVLTENASQLLDLVHAQGAAILLDGGLTLVGKTPSEAEVGALMEWLLQQNKERVFATASLSQLYPQAKQFKERASGVLAISIFLSYAKQKSYHILWFRPEQIQTINWAGNPQDAVSIDEIGKMHLCPRKSFELWQETVRQMSYPWQIAELEAAAEMRHILMLAVLEFSQAALEHAAERAAIANRAKSQFLANMSHELRTPLNAILGFTQLMNRSPYIPEEFQEHLGIITRSGEHLLTLIDDVLQMSRIEAGQLVLSRSCFNLHRLLGSINEMFSIKAPEKGLHLSSEWDATVPRYVCGDQAKLRQILINLLGNAIKFTTAGKIVLRGRAFSSDDMSSGTNRDRATNPPDIKPTITLCLEVEDTGSGISSSDLGSIFDAFRQTNRGRHDRGTGLGLSISREFARLMGGDITVRSTLDQGSTFTCQVVLELPESVDLEEPEISDRIIGIEPGQPIYRILVVEDVPENRQLLVTLLESVGFDVCAVENGVEAIARWQTWHPDLILMDIQMPVMDGYEATRQIRAQQSLVMSHGSSADNSGQMSQDKRQITRIIALTAYAFEDDRIASLQVGCDDYIAKPFTEDTLFDKIAHHLGVRYCYAEKVPPDSSASPPKIFTPDLKTMPTKWIAEVHEAALDLSDNKLYELIAQIPQEKQDFIAAMTSLVDNFQLEAIATLTQI; encoded by the coding sequence ATGCCTTATAAAATTACCAAGCTCTCCCAAATCACTCCTTTAACTTTAACAAGTTTAGAGGAATGCAGTGAAGAATCCGTGTATGCTCCCGGTCATATTCAGCCCCACGGAATCGTTTTATTGATGCAAGGAAACAGCCTCAATATTTTACAAGCTAGCGAAAATGTAGAACAGTTTTTTGGCATTTCTGCCGAAGAATTGCTAGGTCAGCCATTGCCAGGCTTATTGGGACACGATCAAGTACAAAAAATTGTCAGGTATCTAAATCAAGAACAACTCAACATTCATAATAGTTTTGACCTAAAAATCCCTCTAAAAGACGGCAAACATCAAACATTTAGAAGCACACTGCATCAGCTACCAGATCAGTTGATTCTGGAGCTCGAACCCCAATTGACTACTGAAAATAATCATTCAATCGATTTTTATCAGCGTCTGCAAACAGTTATCCTCAACTTTCGCAGTGCGATCGATCTTTCGGATTTAGCTCAAACCATTGCTAGAGAAGTGAAAGCCCTGACCGGGTTCGATCGCGTGATGATCTATCGTTTTGAAGCCGATGAGCATGGGGTGGTGATTGCTGAAGAGAAAGAAAGCTATCTAGAAAGCTACCTGGGATTGCATTACCCGGCTATTGATATTCCCGTACCCGCCCGCAAATTGTTTTACCGCAATTGGATACGCCAAATTCCCAATATCAATTACACTCCGGCTCGCCTAATTCCTACCAAGCATCCCGTAACCGGTACACCCCAGGATCTAAGTGCTTGTGTGTTAAGGGGAGTATCTCCCTACCACACTGAATATTTGCAGAATATGGGAGTTGCTGGGACACTGACGATTTCGTTAATTGACGATCGGCGCCTCTGGGGATTAATTGCCTGTCACCATTACAGCCCGCGATTGGTAGATTACGAAACTCGCAAAACCTGTGAATTTTTAGGACAATTTGCCTCGATCGAACTGGTACATCAGCAAGAGCTAGAATTGAACGTTTACCGAGCGCAGGCGAAAACTATTCAGGATCAACTTCAGCAGGCATTCCGGGGAGATTCTAATTTTATCGAACAGGTATTGACCGAAAATGCTTCTCAACTGCTAGATTTAGTTCATGCTCAGGGAGCTGCAATTCTGCTCGATGGTGGTCTGACATTGGTGGGTAAAACACCATCTGAAGCTGAGGTTGGCGCTCTCATGGAGTGGTTGCTGCAACAAAACAAAGAACGAGTGTTTGCAACAGCTTCTTTGTCTCAGTTGTATCCCCAAGCGAAGCAATTCAAAGAGCGAGCTAGCGGTGTTTTAGCAATCTCAATCTTCCTATCCTACGCCAAACAAAAGTCATACCATATCCTTTGGTTCCGACCCGAACAAATTCAAACCATAAACTGGGCAGGTAATCCACAGGATGCTGTGTCGATCGACGAAATTGGAAAAATGCACCTGTGTCCCCGCAAATCCTTTGAACTGTGGCAAGAGACAGTGCGCCAGATGTCTTATCCCTGGCAGATTGCAGAGTTAGAAGCTGCCGCCGAAATGAGACATATCCTCATGCTGGCGGTGTTAGAATTTTCGCAAGCTGCCCTAGAACACGCTGCAGAAAGGGCAGCAATAGCCAACCGTGCCAAAAGCCAGTTCCTGGCCAACATGAGCCACGAGCTCAGAACGCCACTTAACGCCATTCTGGGATTTACCCAGCTTATGAACCGTAGCCCCTATATCCCAGAAGAATTTCAAGAGCATTTAGGGATCATTACCCGTAGTGGAGAACACCTGCTGACATTGATCGACGATGTTTTGCAAATGTCTAGGATTGAAGCAGGGCAATTGGTACTGAGTCGAAGCTGTTTTAATCTGCATAGACTGCTGGGTTCTATTAATGAGATGTTCAGCATCAAAGCGCCTGAGAAAGGGTTACATCTGAGCAGCGAGTGGGATGCTACTGTCCCCCGTTATGTCTGTGGCGATCAAGCAAAACTTCGCCAAATTTTGATTAATCTGCTGGGGAACGCGATCAAATTTACAACAGCAGGAAAGATAGTGCTGCGCGGACGAGCTTTTTCATCCGATGATATGTCATCCGGCACAAATCGCGATCGCGCCACTAATCCACCCGATATTAAACCAACTATTACCCTGTGTCTCGAAGTTGAGGATACCGGATCTGGCATTTCTTCCTCAGATTTAGGATCAATTTTTGACGCTTTCAGGCAAACCAATCGCGGTCGTCACGATCGAGGAACAGGTTTAGGATTGTCTATCAGTCGTGAGTTTGCGCGTCTCATGGGAGGCGATATCACCGTGCGAAGCACCCTGGATCAAGGCTCGACTTTTACCTGCCAAGTCGTTTTGGAACTACCAGAGTCCGTTGATTTAGAGGAACCTGAAATTAGCGATCGGATTATCGGGATCGAACCTGGGCAACCTATCTACCGAATTCTAGTAGTAGAAGACGTTCCAGAAAATCGGCAACTGCTGGTGACGCTGCTGGAGTCAGTTGGGTTTGATGTGTGTGCGGTGGAAAATGGGGTAGAGGCGATCGCTCGTTGGCAAACATGGCACCCTGACCTGATTTTGATGGACATTCAAATGCCTGTCATGGATGGTTATGAAGCGACGAGACAGATTCGAGCGCAACAGTCATTAGTCATGAGTCATGGCTCATCAGCAGATAACTCAGGGCAAATGTCACAGGACAAAAGACAAATTACACGCATCATTGCCCTAACTGCCTATGCTTTTGAAGACGATCGTATCGCCAGCCTGCAAGTCGGTTGCGATGACTACATTGCCAAGCCGTTTACTGAAGACACACTTTTCGACAAAATAGCTCATCACTTGGGCGTCCGCTACTGCTACGCCGAAAAAGTTCCGCCAGACTCATCAGCTTCGCCACCAAAGATATTTACTCCAGACTTGAAAACCATGCCAACCAAGTGGATTGCAGAAGTTCATGAAGCAGCACTAGATCTTAGTGATAATAAGCTTTATGAACTTATCGCTCAAATTCCCCAGGAGAAACAAGATTTCATCGCGGCGATGACATCTCTGGTCGATAACTTTCAGCTTGAAGCGATCGCAACTCTCACCCAGATTTAG
- a CDS encoding diguanylate cyclase response regulator gives MTALFKLAAQTNILIVDDTPDNLRLLAKILESQGYIVRKALNGRMALQGVHRNPPNLILLDINMPEMNGYEVCQKLKASEASAQIPVIFISALERLENKVRAFELGGVDYITKPFQEQEVLMRVKNQLLIQQQRQQLLEQNQRLEHEIQERLRAEAEVRQLSVTDELTGLYNRRGFFLLANQQLKTARRTQTSYFILFADLDGLKKINDTLGHEMGDRVIVEAAQILKQTFREADIVARLGGDEFALFIPNFSGDSSTNFHGRLQENIDRFNQQSERAYISISLGVELGDLNNEVLLEQLLAKADKLMYEHKRTKCCLNPQPFF, from the coding sequence ATGACAGCTTTATTCAAACTTGCGGCCCAAACGAATATTCTCATCGTGGATGATACCCCAGACAATCTGCGCTTGTTAGCCAAAATTCTAGAGTCACAGGGCTATATTGTCCGTAAAGCCCTCAACGGCAGAATGGCACTCCAAGGTGTTCATCGCAACCCACCGAATCTGATTTTACTTGACATCAATATGCCGGAGATGAATGGGTATGAAGTCTGCCAAAAGTTAAAAGCATCGGAAGCCAGTGCTCAGATACCAGTTATTTTTATCAGTGCGCTTGAACGACTCGAAAACAAGGTACGAGCCTTTGAACTGGGTGGTGTAGACTATATTACCAAACCCTTTCAAGAGCAGGAAGTGCTGATGCGAGTAAAAAATCAATTACTCATCCAACAGCAACGCCAACAACTGCTCGAACAAAATCAACGTTTAGAACACGAAATCCAAGAACGTCTGAGAGCAGAAGCAGAAGTAAGGCAGCTATCCGTGACCGATGAATTAACTGGATTATATAACCGACGAGGCTTCTTTTTACTAGCCAATCAACAATTAAAAACTGCTCGACGCACGCAAACCTCGTATTTTATTTTGTTCGCTGACTTAGATGGTTTGAAAAAGATTAACGACACTTTAGGACACGAAATGGGAGACAGAGTAATCGTTGAGGCAGCTCAAATATTGAAGCAAACCTTTCGTGAGGCGGATATTGTGGCTCGACTAGGAGGAGATGAATTTGCTTTATTTATTCCTAACTTTTCGGGTGATTCATCTACTAATTTTCATGGGCGGTTGCAAGAAAATATAGATCGCTTTAATCAACAGTCCGAGCGAGCTTATATATCAATAAGTCTTGGTGTGGAGTTGGGGGATTTAAACAATGAAGTTTTATTAGAACAATTGCTGGCAAAGGCTGACAAACTAATGTACGAGCATAAACGCACCAAATGCTGTTTAAATCCTCAACCGTTCTTTTGA
- a CDS encoding Appr-1-p processing protein has protein sequence MQIVLATLDDGLVRAWESTCGNMENVKIHRGSIFDVKCDAIVSPGNSFGFMDDGLGLEISVFFGGQVLERLQKLIQDRHHGELLVGMAEVLDTDHAEIPYLIAAPIMRVPTVLRETVNVYLATRAILTLVKFGSVPDGTPVKHIIETIAIPGMGTGMGKVPPHICANQMKVALEEVLFSQYEFPQSLLHAQRCHHLLYTDENEDLQLENRNY, from the coding sequence ATGCAAATTGTGCTGGCTACCTTAGACGATGGTTTAGTTAGAGCGTGGGAAAGCACTTGCGGCAATATGGAAAATGTCAAGATACACCGCGGTTCAATCTTTGATGTGAAATGCGATGCTATTGTCAGTCCGGGAAATAGTTTTGGTTTCATGGACGACGGCTTAGGTTTAGAAATTTCGGTTTTTTTTGGGGGGCAGGTTCTTGAACGGCTGCAAAAACTAATTCAGGATCGACATCACGGTGAATTATTAGTAGGAATGGCAGAAGTTTTAGACACCGATCATGCTGAAATTCCCTATTTAATCGCTGCACCAATTATGCGCGTTCCCACAGTTTTAAGAGAAACAGTAAATGTTTATCTAGCAACCCGCGCTATTTTGACTCTCGTAAAATTTGGCTCAGTCCCCGATGGAACGCCAGTAAAACATATCATTGAAACTATCGCTATTCCCGGCATGGGTACGGGAATGGGCAAAGTACCGCCACATATCTGCGCCAATCAAATGAAAGTTGCGCTCGAAGAGGTCCTCTTCTCTCAGTACGAATTCCCTCAATCTTTACTGCACGCTCAAAGATGTCACCACTTGTTATATACGGACGAAAACGAAGATTTGCAGTTGGAAAATAGAAACTATTAA
- a CDS encoding aspartate--tRNA ligase: MRSYYCGELRSEHIGETVTLYGWVDRRRDHGGVIFLDVRDRSGIVQIVSDPERTPDSYHGAEALRSEYVLKITGRVSSRPEDSLNPKLPTGEVEIYADEIELLNAVRKQLPFQVATAENESVREDLRLKYRYLDLRRDRMSRNLQLRHQVVKAMRRHLEDVGGFIEVETPILTRSTPEGARDYLVPSRVNLGDWYALPQSPQLFKQLLMVSGLDRYYQIARCFRDEDLRADRQPEFTQLDMEMSFMSLEEIIELNEGLVSQIFQSVKGVELPRPFPRLTYAEAMDRYGSDKPDTRFGMELVDVSDLMKDSGFKVFSGAVAAGGIVKVLPIPGGNDAISNVRIKPGPKGDLFKEASDAGAKGLAYIRVRDNGEIDTIGAIKDNLTEAQKQQLLDRTGAQPGHLLLFAAADATTVNKTLDRLRLFVGNELGLIDKDKMNLLWVTDFPMFEWNADEKRLEALHHPFTAPHPDDINDLKTARAQAYDLVLNGTEIGGGSLRIYQREVQEKVFDAIGLSTEEAYNKFGFLLDAFEYGTPPHGGIAYGLDRLVMLLAGEESIRDVIAFPKTQQAGCLLTNAPAGVDEKQLKELQVRSTYTPKS; the protein is encoded by the coding sequence ATGAGAAGTTACTACTGCGGCGAACTGCGAAGCGAACACATCGGAGAGACTGTCACCCTTTACGGCTGGGTGGATCGCCGCCGCGATCATGGCGGGGTGATTTTTCTGGATGTGCGCGATCGATCGGGTATCGTGCAAATTGTCAGCGATCCTGAACGCACCCCCGATTCCTATCACGGGGCTGAGGCTTTACGCAGCGAATACGTGCTTAAAATTACGGGTAGAGTCAGCAGCCGCCCCGAAGACTCCCTCAACCCGAAATTGCCTACGGGTGAGGTGGAAATTTACGCTGACGAAATTGAGTTGTTGAATGCGGTTCGCAAACAGTTACCGTTTCAGGTGGCGACGGCGGAAAATGAAAGCGTGCGGGAAGATTTGCGGCTGAAATATCGCTATTTGGACTTGCGGCGCGATCGTATGAGTCGCAATTTGCAGCTTCGCCACCAAGTCGTCAAAGCGATGCGTCGCCATTTGGAAGATGTGGGAGGTTTTATTGAAGTTGAAACACCGATTTTAACGCGATCGACTCCTGAAGGTGCGAGAGATTATTTAGTGCCCAGCCGCGTCAATTTGGGCGATTGGTACGCTTTGCCGCAGTCGCCGCAGTTGTTCAAACAATTGTTAATGGTTTCGGGTTTGGACAGATATTATCAAATTGCCCGCTGTTTCCGCGATGAAGATTTGCGCGCCGACAGACAGCCGGAATTCACACAATTAGACATGGAAATGAGTTTCATGTCTTTAGAAGAAATTATCGAATTAAACGAAGGTTTAGTCTCCCAGATTTTCCAAAGTGTCAAAGGCGTAGAATTGCCTCGTCCTTTTCCGCGCTTGACTTACGCTGAAGCAATGGATCGCTATGGTAGCGACAAACCAGACACTCGCTTCGGTATGGAATTAGTTGATGTTTCCGATTTGATGAAAGATTCGGGATTTAAGGTATTTTCCGGGGCGGTTGCTGCGGGCGGAATTGTGAAAGTTTTGCCGATTCCGGGCGGGAATGATGCGATTTCTAACGTGCGGATTAAACCGGGTCCAAAAGGCGATTTGTTTAAGGAAGCCAGCGACGCCGGTGCGAAGGGATTGGCTTACATTCGGGTGCGGGATAATGGCGAAATTGATACGATCGGCGCTATTAAGGATAATTTGACGGAAGCACAAAAACAGCAATTGCTCGATCGCACGGGCGCGCAACCAGGTCATTTGTTGTTATTCGCAGCGGCTGACGCGACAACTGTCAATAAGACTTTAGATAGATTGCGTTTGTTCGTCGGTAACGAATTGGGATTGATTGACAAAGACAAGATGAATCTGCTGTGGGTGACAGATTTCCCGATGTTTGAATGGAACGCTGACGAGAAGCGTTTGGAAGCATTGCATCACCCGTTTACTGCGCCGCATCCCGACGATATTAACGATTTGAAAACTGCGAGAGCTCAAGCTTACGATTTGGTGTTAAACGGTACAGAAATCGGTGGTGGTTCTCTGCGGATTTATCAGCGGGAAGTTCAGGAAAAGGTGTTTGACGCGATCGGCTTATCGACTGAGGAAGCTTACAATAAGTTTGGCTTTTTGTTGGATGCGTTTGAGTATGGAACTCCGCCCCACGGAGGCATTGCTTACGGTTTGGATCGCTTGGTGATGCTGTTGGCTGGTGAGGAATCGATTCGCGATGTGATTGCGTTTCCGAAGACGCAGCAGGCTGGTTGTTTGTTGACGAATGCGCCGGCTGGGGTGGATGAGAAGCAGTTGAAGGAGTTGCAAGTGCGATCGACTTATACGCCGAAGTCATAA
- a CDS encoding Txe/YoeB family addiction module toxin — MSRRIVFESSAFADFNEWAKLDKKIYRKIVELIKDIDRSPFEGLGKPEPLKYELSGFWSRRIDNEHRLVYQVTDQEIAIVACKYHYSE; from the coding sequence ATGAGCAGAAGAATTGTTTTTGAATCTTCGGCTTTTGCAGATTTTAATGAATGGGCAAAATTAGACAAAAAGATTTATCGCAAAATTGTAGAATTGATTAAAGATATAGACCGCTCACCGTTTGAAGGATTGGGAAAACCTGAACCTCTGAAATACGAGTTAAGTGGTTTTTGGTCTAGGCGCATTGATAACGAACATCGTTTAGTTTACCAAGTTACGGATCAAGAAATTGCGATCGTGGCTTGTAAGTATCATTACAGTGAATAG
- a CDS encoding type II toxin-antitoxin system VapB family antitoxin: protein MTTTVELNEELVKEAFRLTNFKTEKELIDFALQELIRTRKKRNLLDLSGQIQFSTDYDYKALRENRNVSD, encoded by the coding sequence ATGACAACCACCGTTGAACTTAACGAAGAATTGGTTAAAGAAGCCTTTCGCTTAACCAATTTCAAAACAGAAAAAGAATTGATTGACTTTGCTTTGCAAGAATTAATTCGCACCCGTAAAAAGCGGAATTTACTCGATTTAAGCGGACAAATTCAATTTTCGACTGACTACGACTACAAAGCTTTGCGGGAAAACCGAAATGTTTCTGATTGA
- a CDS encoding type II toxin-antitoxin system RelE/ParE family toxin — protein sequence MNVEFKKSFEKDLLKILDADLLQRIQEAIEEVENAEKLNEVSNVKKLKGDADYYRLRVGDYRIGIKVNDGVVYFVRILHRKEIYRYFP from the coding sequence ATGAATGTGGAGTTTAAAAAGAGCTTTGAAAAGGATTTACTCAAGATTCTTGATGCCGACTTGTTGCAAAGAATTCAGGAAGCGATAGAAGAAGTTGAGAACGCCGAAAAATTAAATGAAGTCAGCAATGTTAAAAAACTAAAAGGTGATGCAGACTACTATCGCCTTAGAGTGGGTGATTACCGAATCGGTATTAAAGTTAATGATGGCGTAGTCTATTTCGTCAGGATACTCCACCGCAAAGAGATTTACAGATACTTTCCGTAA